Sequence from the Candidatus Rokuibacteriota bacterium genome:
TCACCCTACCCTCTCCCCCTTCGGGGGCGAGGGGATCAGCCCGATCGCTCAGGGTGAGGGGGCCTGATCGGTGCCGCCGCCCGCCGCGCCCGCGCACAAGAAACGCGTTATGCTCTGAAGCCATGAGCCCCGCCGAGCGCGCCCACCCGGGCGCGGACATGGAAGGCTTCGTACGTGACCAGATGGCCTTCGTGGGCCTGGGCGACGCCGAGATCGAGACGATACGCCGCACGGCGCCGCTCGTGCTCAAGCACGAGGCGGCGATCACGCAAGCGCTCTACGACCACTTCCTGCGCTTTCCTGAAACCGCGAAGTTCTTCGTGGGTAACGACGGCGCGCCGGATCTTCCCCGGCTCGAGCGGCGCAAGCACAGCCTGGGACGGTGGCTCCGCGAGACGTCAGAGGTCGCGATGACCCACGGCTTCGTCTACTACCTCCTCGCCATCGCGCTCTCCCACAGCCACCGCGAGTACGGGCCGGGCGGCAAGATTCCGCCCGAGTTCATGGTGGGCGCCATGAGCCTGGCCCAGACAGCCGTCGCGGGTGTGCTCCGGGCAGAGCTCGGCGATCCGCGCGAGGCCCTCGAGGCCGCCGTCGCCTGGAACAAGCTCCT
This genomic interval carries:
- a CDS encoding protoglobin family protein, whose product is MSPAERAHPGADMEGFVRDQMAFVGLGDAEIETIRRTAPLVLKHEAAITQALYDHFLRFPETAKFFVGNDGAPDLPRLERRKHSLGRWLRETSEVAMTHGFVYYLLAIALSHSHREYGPGGKIPPEFMVGAMSLAQTAVAGVLRAELGDPREALEAAVAWNKLLLVHLNVFLLGYLLPPREARD